In the genome of Sardina pilchardus chromosome 17, fSarPil1.1, whole genome shotgun sequence, the window tagcatttgacgtcacagtttgggcgctccatctccaactgatcaaaacggcaatttgcttaacttgcttatcatatttttgtaataacagagagcgatgtaaaccgcgtggtaattacctttatgttgggataacttgtgttgtgttcctactcacacaagagctggcagtaagtgtgattgtctactaactaaccaactagctaacaggctaataaacaaaccatgctaggtgagtaacgtcgtcgaagggtgtcacgtcacttgaagttgtagtccatttatgaaatgaaacgagcaattacggtttttttaaataaggcgaaatagagtctgatattttcacagttagtagattattacagtatgccgactgaaaaatatttttggtggataagatcgctggtatagctgcgtggtatttttttgaaaagtcggtctatgggacttaacattggagctgctcttcgataggaacgcaaccacttggggcgctggttttcactttccctccctataggcATGTTGCCATGGTGTTGGAATCCTAACATATTAACACAACATAATGGAAACATAAGTGTCATTTGTATCAGAAACACACTTGAATGTGCATAATACTTTTGTTGAGCAAAAGAAGTTCAGACTTTCTACCGTTACATTTAGGTAAGttccttttggaaatgtattattatgGAAATTGTAGGCCTTTCTGTCATGTAAATAGGCCAAGACACATAATGGTGATACCTGTTGGACAGACGGTTAATTTTAATGACCCCAAAGAATGTGGACAGACAGATGAATTTAATTGATCACTATTAATGATACTGAATTATGTGTCAATAGACATATATGTTCTAGTGTGAAAATGGTAAAGACATGGCACTGCCCGTCTTCAATCAAAATTTCACATTCAACTGTAGGAGGACCAGAGAGTTGACCGACCAACTGTGGGggttccccacacacaccgttGATCTGAGACCAGATACATGGTCAAGGAAATAATGGAAACAGCTAGCCCTGGTGCTAACAATGCTGCTAGGCAGGCATCAAAGCCTAAGGTATAGTAAATTAATAAGACTTCAATATATTTTGAATGTGAGTTAATAGTGTCCGTGTAGATACTATAACTTTAAAATAGTACTGTAAATGGGATGCTGTAGGGGAGATAATAAaaggtttattttttaaaagtgctaAATAGGTTGGTGCTGTATTATATCTGATGTGTTTACCAATACCAGAATTCGAAGCCCAAGGTCTCTCAGCGACACCTGGATGAGACTGTGCCCAGACATTTTCCAGTGACAGGTACAtacactgaaaaaaagaaattgcTGGATTTACTTGATTTGATCATGTACATTggttgcacatgaatgaaatgtatAGAATTTCTCTTTCGGTTTACAAAATGTATTACTGTTGTTATAACCCAATTTGATCAAGTAAGGCTTACATTAAATATTCATGTTATTTCaatgttaatgttttttcatGTTATTCTTGTGTTATACAGGTGAAAGTAGACAGCCAGATTAGAATTGCAACATCATTGTTAAAGTTGTCAAACTTAATTCAAACTTAAAGTTGAAGTCTTAAATTGAAACATTCTGAATATGTTGTGCCACATATTCAGAAACATTTGTTGAGATTGAAAACATATACCATACACTGTAACCGATGCTTTGCAAAAAATATCATACATACAGTTCATCTAAGAATAACCCTCTTTAGGAAAAAACATGTGAAAACATTTGCCAACACTGTTAGCTGTGTGGTTATCTCAGTTCTTGCAAAGGCTTATGAGAACACAATTTATGAAATGGTGACATCAAGGCATTGCATGAGTTAATTTGCCTTACTGGTTCAGTAAGTGCTTCATGTTGATCTGACATAATTCTGTCGGATAAATTCATTGCTGTGCCAAAATATGTCAGTTGACATTGTCTGAAAGGAAAGATatgagtttgtttaatttaatgttttgtggtttagtaAATGTGACAAACCTCCTTTTCCTTTTCCCCCCAGTATATACGCTTACCTTTCTTGACTCAGTTAGAAAAAGTGAATTGCTCAATTGGAATGTCTATTTGAACACAATAAGGATGTGGTTCATTCAAGACTAGACTGTTTCATGTAATTGTACTATAATGTGGTTTGCCGTGAGCCctgacttttccttttttacagtgtacacacaagtGGGTGGAAGGAAGATGGAGCTGGAAAAGAACAGGTTGAAGCAGGAGGAAAGACAGCAtgatgcagaaagagagagagagctggagaggaagagagagaggaagagacttcAGCAGGCAAGGCAagagcagcaggtggatgaggagagaagaacaCAGAGGCAGGTGAACGTCAGGGCCAAACAGAaggcagagaaacagagagaggtggcCATACAGGAGCAGGAGTTGTCCCATGACATCAACCAACTGAAGGAATTCATCCGAAAGGTGTCAGAAACAGACAAGGAACTGCATGAGATGGTAGGACACTTTACACGCTGCTTGAACAACATGCTTTGGAACCGAAACCACTTTAAATACGCTGTGgatcattttgtttttctgcttcaTAATTCACTTTTATATTAAATATTTGTCAGTACcaaattattaatttatttactgCACCCTTGCACTTTTGCTCATTTAATTGTATATTGCATTTGTAATTACTTGTATATTTCAGCTGTTATTGTCAGCTTTCATGGTTATTGGCAGCCATGTTTCCCTGTGTGCAGGTAAATAAAACGCTTTCCCATCATTTTAACAGGCTCGCAAAGAATTGGATAGACTGCGGAAACTGGAACAGGAATAccaaaggagaaggagagcccTTGAGAAAAAGCAACAAATGGCAGCATTACAAATGGCAGAgaggcaacagagagagaggaggagtgaggaagAGCGAAAGCGAGCTCTATCAAGAGACATTGAGAGACTGGTCGGCTCTGATCGGACAGGGCTGTGGGGCATTGGTCAGTCTTGTGgatgtggaggtgatggagagaaGGTAAGTGCCTCTACATCAAGAATTTATTTGTACAGCTTTGCAACATTCATGTACTCTGTGCTTTGTCCAATTAAAATGGCCCCTCTAAGCCATCCAAAATATTTTCCAATTGCAGAGGGACATGGAGAGGTTAAGAGAGATTGAGCGAGCTCAGGAGCAAAAGTTACTGATGCAAAGACTGAAACAGGCTGAGCAAAGACTTCTTGCattagagagaggaagggaggcacGTGCAACTGAGCTTAGGTCAAGAAATCAAGATACCAATAAACCAGACATGGAGATGAACCAGCTCATAAACccggagagagaaaaggagaagctACAATGTAAAATGACACTCaaacaaatggagagagagaagacacagaaacagagggagCAACGGAAGGCATCAGAAAGGTGCATGGAGttggacagagacaaagagatacaaagagaaacagaacaGTTACAAAAACTGGATCAGGAAACAGGACGACAGGTACAAATATTAAGattgagagagctggagagagaaagagagaagctgcAAAAGATGGAAAGACTgaaaaaaatggagagagaaaaggaaaggcaGGTACAGATAGACTACCTGAAAGCCCCAggaagagacaaagagatgaaGTTGGAGACGAGGGGGAAAACAATTCATacaggaacagagagacagacagaactaGAAAGTCAAAAGGCAAGACAACAAGTTGATAAACTAGAAGGGTTAAAGAGGCAGGAAGACCTGCAGAAACAACgggaaaagaaacagaaaacaatGGAAAGAGAAAAGGCAAGACAACAAGACCATGAGAAATTGGAAGGAGTCAAAAGACAGGACGAACTGAAAAAACAATgggaagagaaacagaaagcaaTGGAAAAAGAAATGGAGGAAAAGCGCATAGAAATGGAAAGGCAACTTCttcaaaaacagaaagaaatggaACAAGGTTTGAATGAGAGACAGCAAAGGattgaggaagagagacagcagagagagaaagagatgaagagagagaaaaagggagaaatgGAACTGAGGGAGAAACAAGTTCAAGAGTTGAACAAAAGGGCCATGGCAAATGAAAATCAGAACAAAGATTTTGATAGAAAAGCTAAAGACCAAGGGAGAGCAGAACATCAAAGAATGATGCAAATGGAGGTGgagaagcaaagagagagagaaagacttttGGAGGATCAACAAAAGGAGGTAGACGAGAAAAAACATAAGCTGCAATTACAAGAAGCTTCAGCAGCTGCAGAAAAGGAGAAGCTCAAAGAAATGGAGAAAACAATGACATTGAAAAATAAAGATGTGCTGAAACAGATGGAGGAAAGCTGGGGACAAAAAGTCcaacagaaggaggaggaatggGAAGCAAAATACAGAGAGATagaacaacagagagaacagGCAGAAAAGGATACcatcaaagagaaagagagattagaAGAGCTGAGGAGGGAAGAACAGCAAAGACAGCTCcaaattgaaaaagaaaaagagatcgAAAAATGTATGGATATCCAAAGAAAGGAGGaggcgagacagagagatacggagaagagagagttggacaaaaagagacaagaaaaagaggagagtctGAGGCAAAGCCAGAGTGAAGTGAACGAGAACCAAAAGGAATTGGAGTTACAGAAAGTTGTTGAAGCACAGATAGAGAAGAGGGTCAAGGACATTGAAAAACAGATACAGGATAAAAACAATGCTGACTTAAAGCAAACAGAGGAGACAAGGGCAAAAGTAGCCCTGCAAAAGGAGGATGAGTGGGAAAATAAAtgcagagagattgagaaacaaagagaggaggcagaagaAGAGGCAAAGACGAAGGAAGAACGAGTGAAACAGCTTCAGCAGGAGAAAAAGCAAAGTCAGATTCAAATAGAAGaggacagacaaaaaaagacagaaagactcCTCGAGATGCAAAAAATGGAGATGGaacagagcctgagagagatggaacagaaAACACTGGAAATGGAGAAAATAGAAGAAAAAAGACGTCAGTAtattgaggagagagaaagtgagatggagaaggaaaagttggagatggagagaaaagcagcGAAAAGACTTCGGTATattgaggaaaaggagagagagatggaacagaaAAGAATGGACCATGAAGATGAGAAAGGACAAAGAGACATAGAGCAAAAACAAGAACTACAAAAGGAATTACAAAGGGAAAAAGATGTAGAGAAACTGAAGGAAATTCAGAAAAGCTTGAAAGAACAAAGCGAGTCTGAGGTGgagaagcaaagagagagagaaagacttttGGAGGATCAACAAAAGGAGGTAGACGAGAAAAAACATAAGCTGCAATTACAAGAAGCTTCAGCAGCTGCAGAAAAGGAGACGCTCAAAGAAATGGAGAAAACAATGATATTGAAAAATAAAGATGTGCTAAAACAGATGGAGGAAAGCTGGAGACAAAAAGCCcaacagaaggaggaggaatggGAAGCAAaatacagagagatagaaaaacagagagaacaggCAGAAAAGGATGCcatcaaagagaaagagagattagaAGAGCTAAGGAGGGAAGATCAGCAAAAACAGCTTCAaattgaaaaaggaaaagaaaaagagatagaaagactgATGGATATCCAAAGAATGGAGAAGGaggcgagacagagagatatggagaagagagagttggacaaaaagagacaagaaaaagaggagagtctGAGGCAAAGCCAGAGTGAAGTGAACGAGAACCAAAAGGAATTGGAGTTACAGAAAGTTGTAGAAGCACAGATAGAGAAGAGGGTCAAGGACATTGAAAAACAGATACAGGATAAAAACAATGCTGACTTAAAGCAAACAGAGGAGACAAGGGCAAAAGTAGCCCTACAAAAGGAGGATGAGTGGAAAAATAAAtgcagagagattgagaaacaaagagaggaggcagaagaAGAGGCAAAGACGAAGGAAGAACGAGTGAAACAGCTTCAGCAGGAGAAAAAGCAAAGTCAGATTCAAATAGAAGAggacagacaaaaagagacagaaagactccGAGAGATGCAAAAAATGGAGATGGaacagagcctgagagagatggaacagaaAACACTAGAAATTGAGAAAATAGAAGAAAAAAGCCGTCAGTAtattgaggagagagaaagagagatggaaaaggaaaagttggagatggagagaaaagcagcGAAAAGACTTCGGTATAttgaggagcaagagagagagatggaacagaaAAGAATGGATGATGACAATGAAGATGAGAGAAGACGAAGAGAGATGGAACAAAAACAAGAACTTCAAAAAGAGTTACAAAGGGGAGAAGATGCAGAGAAACTGAAGGAAACTGAGAAAAGTGTGAAAGAACAAAGTGAGTCTGAGCTTAAAgtacagaatgagagagaacaaagagatTCAGAAAGACTACTAGAGATCCAGAGGAGCGAAATCGAAAATAGGCAAGTAGAGATGGACAACAGAAAATTGGAAATGAAAAAGGAAGAAGTGGACGCTGGACAAATGGAAGCAGAGGCAGAAAAGAaggaaataaacagacaaatggAAATGAGActaaaagagacagacagagatatgaaaagaaaagacactGAAGCAAGAAAAAATAAACTAGACATTATCCTAGAACaacagagggagataaagagtgaGCGTATGAGAAAGgcagaagagagacaaagaaagagagaggagcaacAAAAGCAGGATGAGGAAGCAAGATACTGGTATGAACACCCAGAGGAATGGCGTAAGCACCAAGAAAAACTGGCCATCCAGAAAGAAGAGGCATGGCAACAAGAGCTGGAGAAAAAGTGGGAAAAGGAGGCAAAGAGACGTGAAGAAATCAACAAAGACGAAAAGGCACATGAGGAAAAAATGAAAGCCCAGGCAGAGGGAACTCTGTTGGAGACAGAGGTTGAGGTAGAGCACCAAGAAACTAGGGCACAGACACTCAACCCTGAACTGCCCCGCAAATCAAAATGGCAAATACTCGTGGAGAAAGAGcgggagaaacagagggaggccAGGATgaatgcaggagagagagcgagagaggcacAAGAGGCATGGAAAGAGGAGCttaaaaggagagaggagaaggaaaagaaagacgaAGAGGAGAAATACTGGTCTAGGCACCCAGAGGAATGGCGCAAGTACCAAGAAAAGTTGGCCATCCAGAAAGAGCAGGAACGACAACTAGAGCTGGAGAAAAAGTTTGAAGAAGAGGCCAGGAGGCTTGAAGAATTAAACAGAAGAGATAATGAAAATGAGGAGAAAATGAGGCCTGAGCttcagagagcaaaagagaaacgGAAGGAGGCTGAAATGCAGCGCCGACTAGAATTAGAAAAACAGGAGGAATTGGACAGACAAAGGGAGCtagaaatggaaagagagagagaacaggaaattcagagacagagagaagaggaaatggaaagagagagagaacaggaaattcagagacagagggaagaggaaatggaaagagagagagaacaggaaattcagagacagggggaagaggaaatggagagaaagagacatgagGAAGAAATGcagagacaaaaacaagaaCTGGAGAGTAAGACCAAGGAAGAGCAACAGGAGGACAAGGGAACATTTTGCCAACAAACTGATGATGAGCATAGTGATGAGAGAGGTGATGAGAGCAGTGAGGAGAGCCAATCACAGGATGAGACAGATGTTCCGGTCCCAGATAAGAGTATAAGAAGGAGGGTCCTGGGATGGGTCAATAAAAAGGtgaaagagaggaatgagagaaaaaTTGAGAGGACCatcaagagagaagaggaggaaggtgaaGAACCTTATTTTCAACGTAAGTACCACATAAATCTGTAAATATTCTGACTGAGATCCTTGTTTAGATACACATCTAAATTTACCTGGAAGCCAGCCCAAATGTAACCCTGCCCACAAAACTTGAGGTTGGGAAATTCACAAACTTGTTCCATCGAGAAGCAACTATGCCTGCTCGTTCAGCAAGTTCACTCTGATTAAATTGTTTGGCcgttaggtctatccaattgagtgCAAAGGCATTCTCCCCCCTATCAGTTgaaacacgccccataatcacaCCCCATAATCACACCCCAATCGtgcagtatcagactcaaattctgaattgaattgagtatggctactagtctggctatcatcatactaagctcaatcttataagattgaacattagtctgggaagtctgcgttttatttttactgcacaagaggcgtgatcaatgggcatagttcaaatgactccgtacgcttggatagtccttcaaccaatcagaccaacgatctgggtgcgCCTTGTGGACAAGCCAGTtggtgattggacccagcaagcAGGCAgtaagcaggagagatagatgtgtaggtttccagcctgagctgcagggcaaaatcaaAATCGCCGgtagatcgggctgggtttactcAGCCTACATGGCTACGTCAGGCTACATCTAAATTGTGTGCCTTCATATTTTCATCATCCTTTAATTTCTCTGCTAACCTTAATGCCTTAATGAGTCATCAAATCGTTTCTCTCTATAGCTTTCGCAGGATTCACGAGCCGGGCcaaaagagagcaggagaagcgCAAGAGCCTACTGGACACAGAGGCAAAAAGGCAAAATATGGAGTCATACTGGCTTGAGTGGGaaaaagacaagaaagagaaaaagatgaaGAGGAAAGAGGACAGGAAATATGCCAAAAGCCAAGCCCAGTTGGCCCGCGTTCTCAAACTAAATGATAAAGCTGACAAGATCCTTGATGCATATAATGGCACAACAATATACTCCAGCCAGAACAAACTGTTGAAGAAAGAGATGATTGGCTGGTTTAAGGACAAAAAATCAAGCATTCGTTAGTTCTGGTAGACCGTGCAGTCAAGCTCACTGTCAGCTGCTGTCAGTTTCTTATTGGCTATTCCAAACCCAGCCCACATCAGCTAGGGGGAATAGAGTAGCCCCCTGAGGATGCAGACAGCATCTAGGAATAGAGTAGCCTCCTGAGGATGCTGCTGTTCAGGGAACAGCCATACCGCCAAATATGAAATAAAGTTGGTTCGAAAGATATTTCTGTCTTGTGTATTTTTGACTTAAGTGGTCCTGACAGAACTCACACCAATTTGATACTCTTTTGACATGTAGATCAACTTTAAAACCATCTAAATCCAAGGGGCACTTCGCACGGAAACGAAAACAGGTTAAAAAACGCAAAACATTTTTGCGGATGCCCTATATCGTTTACATGTGTTGTGGTGTTGATTCAGAAAAAGACATTAACACACACGAAGTATTAGAACAGAAagcgatatttaccttgttcccgttcatccagccattctgtgagtctggcgatacaacttttagcttcagcctagcatagatcattgaatcggattagaccattagcttctcgcctgctagcttcatgtttaaaagtgactaagatttctggaaattttcccatttaaaacgtggaactactctcatctggcgtaataatcaaggcaacttgcaaactactggcactatactgcttgttgtctatggggactattttcagatgctgcgtacgatatcactgcgcctatggtacgtttgcaagttgccttgattattacgccagatgagagtgtagttccatgtcaaatcagccaagAAAAAAGCCAGGTGGCTGTGGCTGACTGCCTGTGAAGTGGGCTAACGTCACTAATGCGACTGATGtgttgtagtcgttggaattaagatatttcacaatgttgtaattcactagttacgaaatgaactgcaaatgtctttacataaaaatttgtctttaaaattgacaaacatcatatgtgtaattcatggcacaagacgatcgggaccagaaaataatttatatttctccatcaGACTCTCATTCATTTAGGCTAAGGCTACCTTTTGTTTAAGTGTTTCTAGCCACGATCTGATGTGAACACATTGTATTTTAACCAGGTTGGCCTATGCGTTGATTGGTTGATGTGAAATAACAAAACGTTCTGCCAGATATCAGCTGGAAATGTAGACTACCTTTCGTTTGTGTTTGTACGATGTGAGTCACTATCCTACGTGTGCTATGCGTTAATTGATGTAGCCTAGTTCAAGGATTTATGCTATTCTACCGATCATAGTCTGTTTTATGTAACAATATTGTGTAGCGCCGAGGCTATTTGCCCCCTTGTTGGACTGTTCCATCGTTTCCCCTGTGGCCTGTTTTCCCGGTCTGTGCGCGTGtttatgtctctctcccccgtctCATAGAATGTGTTAAACAGTTttgatgtgttgtgattggtgggAGGTGTCCGGGGCAATATTAGCTATTGTTAAGAGGAGGGATTAGAAAAGGGGGTTCTAGGACGTTTAATAATTATAATATCGGAATAAAATCCACGTTTGGAGAGCACAGCCTCCCGTCTCCTAACTTCACAAGAATCTATAATAATTTATCCATAAAAAATATCTATAGATTATCTATAATAAGCTGCCCTATTTTAAAGAAAACAGCCTACTATAGAGTTTAtaaatgatttcctttaattTCATGCTTCCATATCATTATAACCTGATTTGAAATTGTgtttattcatgaattaattacaaaatatcCTTATGTTTCTCTAGGCTGATCGTCC includes:
- the LOC134062697 gene encoding trichohyalin-like codes for the protein MVKEIMETASPGANNAARQASKPKNSKPKVSQRHLDETVPRHFPVTVYTQVGGRKMELEKNRLKQEERQHDAERERELERKRERKRLQQARQEQQVDEERRTQRQVNVRAKQKAEKQREVAIQEQELSHDINQLKEFIRKVSETDKELHEMARKELDRLRKLEQEYQRRRRALEKKQQMAALQMAERQQRERRSEEERKRALSRDIERLVGSDRTGLWGIGQSCGCGGDGEKRDMERLREIERAQEQKLLMQRLKQAEQRLLALERGREARATELRSRNQDTNKPDMEMNQLINPEREKEKLQCKMTLKQMEREKTQKQREQRKASERCMELDRDKEIQRETEQLQKLDQETGRQVQILRLRELEREREKLQKMERLKKMEREKERQVQIDYLKAPGRDKEMKLETRGKTIHTGTERQTELESQKARQQVDKLEGLKRQEDLQKQREKKQKTMEREKARQQDHEKLEGVKRQDELKKQWEEKQKAMEKEMEEKRIEMERQLLQKQKEMEQGLNERQQRIEEERQQREKEMKREKKGEMELREKQVQELNKRAMANENQNKDFDRKAKDQGRAEHQRMMQMEVEKQRERERLLEDQQKEVDEKKHKLQLQEASAAAEKEKLKEMEKTMTLKNKDVLKQMEESWGQKVQQKEEEWEAKYREIEQQREQAEKDTIKEKERLEELRREEQQRQLQIEKEKEIEKCMDIQRKEEARQRDTEKRELDKKRQEKEESLRQSQSEVNENQKELELQKVVEAQIEKRVKDIEKQIQDKNNADLKQTEETRAKVALQKEDEWENKCREIEKQREEAEEEAKTKEERVKQLQQEKKQSQIQIEEDRQKKTERLLEMQKMEMEQSLREMEQKTLEMEKIEEKRRQYIEERESEMEKEKLEMERKAAKRLRYIEEKEREMEQKRMDHEDEKGQRDIEQKQELQKELQREKDVEKLKEIQKSLKEQSESEVEKQRERERLLEDQQKEVDEKKHKLQLQEASAAAEKETLKEMEKTMILKNKDVLKQMEESWRQKAQQKEEEWEAKYREIEKQREQAEKDAIKEKERLEELRREDQQKQLQIEKGKEKEIERLMDIQRMEKEARQRDMEKRELDKKRQEKEESLRQSQSEVNENQKELELQKVVEAQIEKRVKDIEKQIQDKNNADLKQTEETRAKVALQKEDEWKNKCREIEKQREEAEEEAKTKEERVKQLQQEKKQSQIQIEEDRQKETERLREMQKMEMEQSLREMEQKTLEIEKIEEKSRQYIEEREREMEKEKLEMERKAAKRLRYIEEQEREMEQKRMDDDNEDERRRREMEQKQELQKELQRGEDAEKLKETEKSVKEQSESELKVQNEREQRDSERLLEIQRSEIENRQVEMDNRKLEMKKEEVDAGQMEAEAEKKEINRQMEMRLKETDRDMKRKDTEARKNKLDIILEQQREIKSERMRKAEERQRKREEQQKQDEEARYWYEHPEEWRKHQEKLAIQKEEAWQQELEKKWEKEAKRREEINKDEKAHEEKMKAQAEGTLLETEVEVEHQETRAQTLNPELPRKSKWQILVEKEREKQREARMNAGERAREAQEAWKEELKRREEKEKKDEEEKYWSRHPEEWRKYQEKLAIQKEQERQLELEKKFEEEARRLEELNRRDNENEEKMRPELQRAKEKRKEAEMQRRLELEKQEELDRQRELEMEREREQEIQRQREEEMEREREQEIQRQREEEMEREREQEIQRQGEEEMERKRHEEEMQRQKQELESKTKEEQQEDKGTFCQQTDDEHSDERGDESSEESQSQDETDVPVPDKSIRRRVLGWVNKKVKERNERKIERTIKREEEEGEEPYFQPFAGFTSRAKREQEKRKSLLDTEAKRQNMESYWLEWEKDKKEKKMKRKEDRKYAKSQAQLARVLKLNDKADKILDAYNGTTIYSSQNKLLKKEMIGWFKDKKSSIR